The genomic stretch CCAGCTCTTTACCGAGCTCTTCGGGGGTGGGTTCACGCCCCAAATCCTGAAGCATCTGACGCTGCACACGGGCGAGCTTATTAATGACCTCAACCATGTGCACAGGAATACGAATAGTACGCGCCTGGTCCGCCATTGCACGGGTAATCGCCTGACGAATCCACCAGGTGGCGTAGGTGGAGAATTTAAAGCCCTTCGAGTAGTCGAATTTCTCGACCGCGCGAATCAGACCAAGATTACCTTCCTGAATAAGGTCAAGGAATAGCATTCCGCGGCCCGTATAGCGTTTAGCGAGTGAGACCACGAGGCGCAGGTTCGCCTCCAACAGGTGGTTCTTCGCACGCTTACCGTCATGGATCACCCAGCGCAGTTCCTTCTTGAGCTTCGGATCCATATCGGGGTTGTCGGCAAGCTTGTGCTCCGCATACAGACCAGCTTCAATGCGCATCGCAAGATCGACTTCCTGCTGCGCGTTCAGGAGCGAGACTTTACCGATCTGCTTCAGGTAGTCTTTCACAGGGTCAGCTGTTGCTCCGGGGGTAACGACGCGTTGAGCAGGCGCATCGTCATCATCGCTGGCGGTCAGCACGAAGCCAGAGCCTTTAGCTGCCACTTCTTCGGCAGCTTTCTTCTCTTCCTTTTTGGCAACGGCTTCTTCATCTTCGTCAGCGTCTTCGTGCTCTTCGCCGTCAACGTTCTCGGGATCTAGCTCGTCGTCAAGGTCAAGATCAAACTCGTCCTCGTCGGTCTTCTTCTTACGTCCACCGGTTTTACGTTTAGTGGTTGTTTTACGCGCGCGCTTAGGCTTCTCTTCAGGCACGGCCTCGGCAGTGGTTTCGACCGAGTCCTCTGCATCAGATTTTGCGTCTTCTTGAGTTTTGGCTGCTGCGCGTTTCTTAGCAGGCGTTTTTTTTGCAGGTTTGGATGTGGCTGCAGTTTTTTTAGTGCGGGTTGTCTTTTTGGGGGTTTCGGCTACAGTCTCTTCAGAGGTTTCACCGGTCGCGGTCTTCTTGCTGGTTGCAGGTGCCACAAGAACCCTTTCTAACTCGTGTTGGGGTGCTTTGTCTGCAAAACACCTAAGACCCTGTCAAGTCTTGCTCCTCACATTACTGGTGAAAGCAGGGTTAGCGGAATAAATATAACCGCTAAATACTGGGGATTATTCCCTGCGTTTTCACCTCATGAAGGCGCGCGCAAAAGCACAGACTTTACGGGGTCATCATCAAGTATGGCAGAATCTTATTTTCTTTCAAATAAGGCTCGCCTAGACAACCCTGTTTTATTCCCTGCAAACACAACGTTCGCTACCCTGCCTTGGGCTCAATCGTCTCTACCTTGGCGGCGGTTGCCTCGTGAGGCAATAGAGTACTGAAGTAAAGGTCGCCACGCCAACACCGCACGGGATCCGTAATCCAGAGCGGAAATACAGATTCTGATAGGGCCTGAAAAAGAGGCATATCTTCATCACAGTGAAGCCTAGCGATATCGGCGAGAATACCTGCATAGGTGTTTCCTCCACGTAGCCAATTTATCCAGGCTTGAAGAAGCCTCAGTCGACCATACTGTTCACCCGATTGAACCGCATGCACCAACAGATTACAGAGAACTTCGAGAGCGTTAAGACGGCTCCAGGCCGGTTTATAGTCCTTTGTTAGACCGCTTAGAAATTCCACCATCCGGTCTATCTTCGTTATGTGTTCTTCCGGTCTGGTCTCAGACGAGTCGCATGTGTCGTCTAAAATCTGCTGTTGAAGTATACGATGCGTACGCCGTATCCAGTCGTGCCAGCTCACGCGACCGTGCCCGATACCTCCGATACGGGGGCTTTCGCCCCGAAAAGTTTGATAAAAGGTCTCCGGCAGCGTCGTGCGCCGACGAGTTGTTGGTTTGCCGTAGCATAGAGGTTCCACCGGTTCGTATGATCCTTCACCGCATGCGGCATGCATACAGTCATATCCGTCTAGTACCCCCAGTGCTTCCGGCAGGTCTTTAGCCGCTTGGTACAGTATAAATTCTGGGGTTGCCTGGGTATTCATGCTGCACAGCAGATAGCCGGCTATTTCGGGCGATATCAGCGAACGTAAACGATCCCCAAAACTTATGGCGTTATCGTGCTCTTCGGCGTTTTCAGGAGGATAGGTACGCATTACCCAGCGTACAGCCTCAAGGGCGCTTTCCCAGTAGCAGAGTTCAATACTTTTCTGACGGTAGTAACCAGGATGTTCTAAAACAGTATGCCGACCCGTAGCTTGGTTAAGTTCTTCTTCAAAGGTATGCATCCACAACAGACTTGCTTGTTCCCATTCTGTCACCTCATTCGTGGAGGCACTGGTTGCAGTATCCCAGAGGCATTGCGTATATGCAGACAGGGGTTCTGCGGAT from Rothia dentocariosa ATCC 17931 encodes the following:
- a CDS encoding DUF4192 family protein, which gives rise to MTTTSNLTTTYSLHTEEDLIALVLHQFGYWPQESLVLLSVTKHAVGPCIRVNLPDEQQDLEQYFDKLANLVPATVDGFEPITGVFALIFSGNAATRERQLSPATRTVLHNTDLYIDNRAGISFNQWLPTFYAACNNVHLDLYDVLYCGSVSRWSLDRNQLALTYRGPIEDIMHSSYYLDRVYEGRRVSAEPLSAYTQCLWDTATSASTNEVTEWEQASLLWMHTFEEELNQATGRHTVLEHPGYYRQKSIELCYWESALEAVRWVMRTYPPENAEEHDNAISFGDRLRSLISPEIAGYLLCSMNTQATPEFILYQAAKDLPEALGVLDGYDCMHAACGEGSYEPVEPLCYGKPTTRRRTTLPETFYQTFRGESPRIGGIGHGRVSWHDWIRRTHRILQQQILDDTCDSSETRPEEHITKIDRMVEFLSGLTKDYKPAWSRLNALEVLCNLLVHAVQSGEQYGRLRLLQAWINWLRGGNTYAGILADIARLHCDEDMPLFQALSESVFPLWITDPVRCWRGDLYFSTLLPHEATAAKVETIEPKAG